A genome region from Streptomyces sp. S4.7 includes the following:
- a CDS encoding 3-hydroxyacyl-CoA dehydrogenase family protein produces MARKLAVIGAGLMGSGIAQVSAQAGWDVVLRDVTDEALARGKDAIRASYARFVAKGRLEEADADAALARITTTTDLDAAADADIVVEAVFEKLDIKHEIFRALDKLVRDDTVLASNTSAIPITKIAAATERPERVVGAHFFSPVPMMNLCELVRGYKTSDETLATTREFAESVGKTCIVVNRDVAGFVTTRLITALVVEAAKLQESGVATAEDIDIACKLGFGHAMGPLATADLTGVDILLHAADNIYTESQDEKFAAPELMRRMVDAGDIGRKSGQGFYKH; encoded by the coding sequence GTGGCCAGGAAGCTCGCCGTCATCGGTGCCGGACTCATGGGGTCCGGAATCGCGCAGGTCTCGGCCCAGGCGGGCTGGGACGTCGTCCTGCGAGATGTGACCGACGAGGCCCTGGCCCGTGGCAAGGACGCGATCCGCGCCTCGTACGCCAGATTCGTCGCCAAGGGCAGGCTCGAAGAGGCGGACGCGGACGCCGCGCTCGCCCGGATCACCACGACCACCGACCTGGACGCCGCGGCAGACGCCGACATCGTCGTCGAGGCCGTCTTCGAGAAGCTCGACATCAAGCACGAGATCTTCCGCGCGCTCGACAAGCTCGTCCGCGACGACACCGTCCTCGCCTCCAACACCTCGGCGATCCCGATCACCAAGATCGCGGCGGCGACGGAGCGTCCCGAGCGCGTCGTGGGCGCCCACTTCTTCTCTCCCGTACCGATGATGAACCTCTGCGAACTGGTACGCGGCTACAAGACCAGCGACGAAACCCTCGCCACCACACGGGAGTTCGCCGAATCGGTCGGCAAGACCTGCATCGTCGTCAACCGTGATGTCGCGGGCTTCGTCACCACCAGGCTCATCACCGCCCTGGTCGTCGAGGCGGCCAAGCTCCAGGAGTCGGGCGTCGCCACCGCCGAGGACATCGACATCGCGTGCAAGCTCGGCTTCGGCCACGCCATGGGGCCGCTCGCGACCGCCGACCTCACGGGCGTCGACATCCTGCTGCACGCCGCCGACAACATCTACACCGAGTCGCAGGACGAGAAGTTCGCCGCGCCCGAGTTGATGCGCCGGATGGTGGACGCGGGTGACATCGGGCGCAAGAGCGGGCAGGGCTTCTACAAGCACTGA
- a CDS encoding STAS domain-containing protein — translation MYIRGDHAELVVEGRLDVRSAADARTVLHTAVDDGAGDLVLDLTGLDSWDATGLGVIMGAHRRAGRCGRRLVLRGVPTQMQRLLVATRLHRILAIEGGIAAESLPRV, via the coding sequence ATGTACATCAGGGGCGACCACGCCGAGCTGGTCGTCGAGGGCCGCCTCGACGTCCGCAGCGCGGCGGACGCCCGTACGGTCCTGCACACGGCCGTCGACGACGGAGCCGGCGACCTGGTGCTCGATCTGACCGGACTGGATTCCTGGGACGCCACGGGTCTCGGCGTCATCATGGGCGCGCACCGCAGAGCCGGACGCTGCGGACGCAGACTCGTCCTGCGCGGCGTGCCCACCCAGATGCAGCGCCTGCTGGTGGCCACCCGGCTGCACCGCATCCTCGCCATCGAGGGCGGTATCGCAGCAGAATCGCTTCCGCGAGTCTGA